In Toxotes jaculatrix isolate fToxJac2 chromosome 12, fToxJac2.pri, whole genome shotgun sequence, the following are encoded in one genomic region:
- the zgc:100829 gene encoding SH2 domain-containing protein 4A: MLQQILKDMYIDPDVLNALNEDQKKTLFLKMRQEQVRRWKEREEKLEREGGDAEYKRTKPKKANSKSVSWLLGRDGDVAVIVIGEVDELSSKFICSGLGEKKAQNSLQNNTYLQTILKSRKTTEPVRTERENLTPKTQPGISLDLKGKCEDTSTLLPLPVSVSEHSSHPAAEKPDLKSASATEEKSVPQPSICSRPPMRVSPVNVRPASANTAPGSVNTRRGLTNLKLATAAPYSSPSSTVKKDSGTTTTTKSGLCSQEPQKPLETQGRNDIGASEGSQRAASEEAGSSGSAPTCAGRGRVAQLMKTFSVDNATTPTQTPPRGIKPPLPTKPSHLRLTTTPTVR, translated from the exons ATGCTGCAGCAGATTTTAAAGGACATGTACATCGACCCTGATGTGCTGAACGCTCTTAATGAGGACCAGAAAAAGACTCTGTTCCTGAAAATGCGCCAGGAGCAGGTGCGGCGCTGGAAAGAGCgggaggagaagctggagagagaagggggggacGCCGAGTACAAGcgaacaaaaccaaaaaaag CCAACAGTAAGAGTGTGAGCTGGCTGCTTGGCCGGGACGGAGATGTGGCGGTCATTGTGATTGGGGAGGTGGATGAGCTGAGCTCCAAATTCATCTGCTCAGGCCTTGGAGAAAAGAAGGCGCAGAACAGTCTTCAGAACAACACATA cCTTCAAACTATCTTGAAGAGCAGAAAAACCACAGAGCCCgtcagaacagagagagagaacctcACTCCTAAAACACAACCTGGAATCTCTCTGGATTTAAAG GGGAAATGTGAGGACACAAGCACTTTACTCCCTCTGCCG GTGTCAGTGAGTGAGCATTCATcacatccagcagcagagaag CCCGACTTGAAGTCAGCCAGTGCGACTGAGGAGAAGTCAGTTCCCCAGCCCTCCATCTGCTCCAGGCCTCCCATGAGAGTTAGCCCTGTCAACGTGAGACCGGCTTCTGCAAATACGGCACCAGGCTCTGTCAACACGAGACGTGGCCTCACAAATCTGAAGCTGGCCACCGCCGCGCCATACTCTTCCCCCAGTAGCACTGTCAAAAAAGACTCTGGAACAACGACAACCACCAAGAGCGGCCTGTGCTCACAGGAACCTCAGAAGCCCCTGGAAACACAGGGCAGGAACG aTATTGGTGCATCAGAAGGGTCTCAGAGGGCTGCCTCAGAGGAGGCCGGGTCATCAGGGAGCGCACCAACCTGCGCAGGGCGTGGCCGGGTGGCTCAGCTGATGAAAACCTTCAGCGTTGACAACGCTACGACCCCCACACAGACCCCCCCTCGCGGCATCAAGCCTCCTCTCCCCACCAAGCCTAGCCACTTGCGTCTAACGACCACACCTACTGTCAGGTAA
- the puraa gene encoding purine-rich element binding protein Aa codes for MADRDSGSEQGGAATGPGFGSMHLATGGAGSASGLQHETQELASKRVDIQNKRFYLDVKQNAKGRFLKIAEVGAGGNKSRLTLSMSVAVEFRDYLGDFIEHYAQLGPSNPGLVQDEPRRALKSEFLVRENRKYYMDLKENQRGRFLRIRQTVNRGPGLGSTQGQTIALPAQGLIEFRDALAKLIDDYGVEDEPAELPEGSSLTVDNKRFFFDVGSNKYGVFMRVSEVKPTYRNSITVPYKVWSKFGNTFCKYAEEMKKIQEKQREKRACELQQQEEMPADDGDED; via the coding sequence ATGGCGGACAGAGACAGTGGAAGTGAGCAGGGAGGAGCAGCCACGGGCCCAGGCTTCGGTTCCATGCACCTAGCGACAGGAGGGGCGGGCTCGGCTTCCGGGCTCCAGCATGAGACACAAGAGCTGGCGTCGAAGCGAGTTGACATCCAAAACAAACGCTTCTATTTGGACGTTAAGCAGAACGCGAAAGGCCGCTTCTTAAAGATAGCAGAAGTCGGGGCCGGTGGAAACAAGAGCCGCCTCACTCTCTCCATGTCCGTGGCGGTCGAGTTCCGTGACTACTTGGGGGACTTCATCGAACATTATGCTCAGCTGGGTCCGAGCAACCCGGGGTTGGTACAAGACGAGCCCAGGCGAGCACTCAAAAGCGAGTTCTTGGTCCGAGAAAATCGGAAATACTAcatggatctgaaagagaaccAGAGGGGACGGTTTCTGAGGATTCGACAGACCGTTAACCGGGGGCCCGGTTTGGGATCCACGCAAGGCCAGACGATTGCTCTGCCTGCACAGGGACTTATTGAGTTTCGTGACGCTTTGGCTAAACTTATTGACGATTACGGTGTAGAGGACGAACCTGCAGAGTTGCCCGAAGGGTCATCATTGACTGTGGACAACAAACGTTTTTTCTTCGACGTCGGATCCAATAAGTACGGTGTGTTCATGAGGGTAAGCGAGGTGAAGCCAACGTACCGTAACTCTATTACGGTGCCCTACAAAGTGTGGTCCAAATTTGGGAATACTTTCTGTAAATACGCCgaggagatgaagaagatccaggagaAACAGCGGGAGAAAAGGGCATGCGAGCTGCAGCAACAAGAGGAGATGCCGGCGGACGATGGAGACGAGGATTGA